TCACAGTCTGATTCTCGTATCATTGTTGAATAGTTGTGAAGACAAAGTTAAGATTGGGGAAAATACCCGAAATCGAAAAATCAAACTGAAATCCGGCCCAAAAAATTATACTAAACCTGAATTGAACTGGTATGATATTCGaacaaatctaaaattttagtATCTGAACACCcgaaatgaaatattttgaatacCGAAAATACCTGaatcaaaattatgaaattaaatatattaattatcataAGATTTAATATCCAAGATATCAGAATACTAAAAAATAATCTGAATTATCCAAATActtaaaatagttaaaagtaattttttttaattattcaaaatagTCAAAACACCGAAAACACCTTAAATGCATATTGGTTCTCTGTCCAAATATCTAAATTGTaccaatttttatgttaattttaatatttacagaGGCAGAGGAGAAGGAATTGTGGGGTCACTTGACCCCAGTAAAATTTGGGAAActtttttttagtgtttttatttttaaaattactataatatttagtCAAAATTTTTCATTTGACCCCActaatttgtatttaaaattttatgtgcctctattaatttgtaaaacaagtatttttgttacaataatatactcctatatatatatacatatatatcttatttaaatattaaatttatatatcatGAATCCAGTCAAAAATTTCTAGCTCTGCCACTGGatatttaacataaattattcaaatttatatgttgtatattatttttatttttggattttaaggATTATATGGTATATtgagattttattaatttgtttacataatttaaaaggATATTTGAATCCAAGCTGAACCCACAAAGATTCAAACTGAATCACCAATATCCGAACcgaatataaacaaaaatttataaatactagaaTGGGATTTAAATCTCTTATCTCGAAAACTCAAAGCCCGaataaatccgaaccgaacccgaacgagGATCCGAATGTCTATCCCTTCACAAAGTTATTGACGTTGACATAATGGCATTGTGTATATTCTTTATGAAACGGTTCGATTCTTTAACTTGTCTGGTACATTGGTGATGAAGCATGCATGTCCTGTCCATTTGAAAATGAGACGCATGACCTTTAAGATCTTCGGTCTCACGCTCTGCTCTCCCAACTGATCTATTGCTTTTCTTCTGTCTCAagcttttcttttcaaaatttgaGTTTCATAGCCGCTTAGCCCTGCTTTGATGGATCTGCACGTGGTTGATTGTCTAAATCATATAAAAAGCTCAGTCTTGTTAGAGCGTAGTAGAGGAACATCTCTAAATAAGTTAGAGATGTGCTTTCATAAATAAGTGGGCCTTCTCCCATAAGCCATTTATGGTAGTATGTGACTTAAGTTCTGTTTTCTGATGCGCAAACTCCCACATCGCTAGAATAGTAAAAGACCTCGTTGTATATATAACCAAGAGACAGCAACGATGAACACGACCTTACTTGAACAGGATCTGTTCTATAGGCTCGTTACAGAGGCCTGACCTCTGTATCCTTGATTTCTAAGGAGACAGGCCCTATATCCTGGTTGATGAACCATGACCGTGCGACCAGAGCGTGATTAACGGCTAAGATCATCTCTAGATGTATCCGGTGCTGTAGAGGATCGTTACCCGGCTCGGTCTAAACCTTGCAGGGGAGGTTGCACGGCGGTCTGACAGGCTCCTTTCTTGTTTTTACTTGAAAATCGACCTTTTTAACCTTTCCAAATTTCCGAAAACTAGCGCTGATTAAGTAAATCAAAAGCTGTAATTTTCTTTCATTATCTATGTTAGTCGACACGATCAAATCTCCACAACCTTTACAGGGCCGACAACAGACGTGACCCTATGAATTCGTCCTGCAAGAGTCAACAAATGGAGTAACAGCCAAAACTAACATCAAATCTTTAACAGTGTTCAAGGCAGACAAAGAAGGAAGCGTGGTTTACACGCGATACATTGTAGACATTTTCCCCTCGAAGTCTGAATCTTCCTGTGTCCCTTCTACTTATTTTCCTGGCTTGGAAGTTAAAACCTAACATCATTTGTCAATCTGGATGCTTATACCTCTTCATCGCTTATAAAACTAGTACATTATTTATTGGCTACTCACTATATTCCACCTCAAAATATAAACTAGCTGGAATTGAGACCGAGTCATGCTTCCAAAATTAAAAGCTTTTAGACCATCTCCATCCATTAAGACCTTTAATGGGTActtaaaactaaattaatgtttaatttagtGATTTGAAAGGTTTAGAACTTCTAttaatctatttaattttttcatacTCCATTGGTAGAACCTTATTGGAAAATACTAACCGGAAAAGAAAGAAGCTTCTAGTGTCGTCAATCGTCGTAGCTTTCGCCCTTATCCTCGCCGCCGCGATTTTCGCCGGAGTCCGATCAAATGTCAACTCTTCCCAACACGTTCCAGGCCTAGCTCAGAAACCAAGCCAAGCAATCTCAAAAGCATGCGAGCCGACTCGTTTCCTTGAGCTATGCATCGACTCACTCATGGACTTCCCCGGCTTACTCGCCGCCTCCTCCGCCAAAGATCTGATCCACGTGACGGTGAACATGACGCTACACCACTTCAGCCACACACTCTACTCATCTTCCTCCTTCTCCTTCCTCGACATGCCACCGCGTGTTCGCTCCGCCTACTGACTCATGCCTCAAGCTGTTAGACGATTCCGTTGACGCGCTCTCTCCTCTGTCGTTTCAGTCTCAACCGGCGAGACGAAGCCTCAAGACGTGATGACGTGGCTGAGTTCGACTCTTACGAACCAGTAATAGCGCGCCACGTAGGGTTCCTTACCAAACCCAAAAATACCAATTTAAGTAGCggtcctctgtttttttttcaattttaatttatttttcttccttttttttaagtACCCTTGCGTAAGGAGCCCTGATGGACATGCTCTTATATCTTCATGAGTAGATTACAGTCTTACCAGTGCGTGTGAAAAATTATATCTAACTACCACATATTATTGCTGTTTCATATTGATCAACTTCTTAATTATACCCACTGAAATGACTTCTGATCATGAAACTTGTATGTAACAGATTAAGATCATCATAGTAACGAACTATTATGATTTGCTCAAGTTAGAATACTGGAAGGTTTTTTGCTGTGATTCcaacaaaaatttgaatttaatgTCTCAAgtgaaaaaatgtttatttttaatccTTGTTGTAAGTATCATTGGACTTTGTATGCTTGTTCTACTCCTTTACAATTCGGTGATGTATTTGTCTCAACGGAGTCTGACTTTTaagttagtgttttttttttcattagaaGAGAGTGGAAATAATCCGAGCGAGATATTGGGATAAGCTAATCAGGAATTAGGTTATGTTACTGAGATGGATGACCTTCAGATGTGAGCTATCGCTTTTCCTCTAACTCGAGCTTTTCTTTCCAAATTTGTGTTTCATGGATGCATTGATGGATCTGTATGTGACTGATTCTTTCAACCAGATTAGTGTCATGTATAATGGATTAATAAATAGATTTAAATAAATTGTCTTCTTCTGAGACTTGTTACAAAGTAGTGGAGCAACGTGTAAAAAATAATCAGAAATGggcttttatataaaaatacgtGAGCCCTCAACTATAATAAATCATATTGTATGGTTTTCCTAAGTTTTGTTTCTGATGCGATATATCGCAAGCATGATAAGAAACTTGTAATGCTCGACCTCCAAACCCTATTCTTGAGCCGTAACATTAGGGCGGCCCTGAGATGTTGGAGGCACGTGACTGTttctatgtaaatttttttttaacaaatttgggggtctaaaattttttttaggaacctatttgtatgtaatttttttaaaaaatttggggACCTATTGCAAATGTTTCACTTAGCATGGTCCAGGGTCGACCCTACGTAACTTGAACCACAACAAACACCTGCATCCActataaaaaaaggaagaggaGAAAAGAGTGAATAACACACAGTCATCCAGTGAAGATGGTCATGTCTGTCCACATGACTCCTAACACTATTAAACAACCTGCATGCAAAAATACTAATCCTAAAACATTCATCACCCAACATATTAGACAATCAACAAATATATCACATTATTCATATCAATACACAACTTTATTACGGAaaattctcctaaatagaccattttcaaattttggtcacaaaaataaatcacaaggagaaaaatgaccaaaatgtttcatttaataagtaaaaggaccctaagggcatctccaatgGTGCTCTATAATTTccactaaaatagagtaactctattatagaattgattttgctccaatggttaactctataataaagttactctataatagagtgaaatatagaggagtgttttttttttactccaaatatagagtaactctattatagtgtttaccattggagcaaaaccaactctataatagagttactctattttagtgggaattatataggagattatagagcaccattggagatggtctaataccctagatatataaaaaaatattatttttttatatgttttcaaattcgaacttttttataattttttttttgaaattgtttttgattttttttcaaattttctttttgtaattcgaaaatactttttgaaactattttaaaaatttttattttcaaatttttaatatttattttttattttataaaattttaaaccttaatTTCAAATcttcaccccttaactctaaacccgaaggtttggattagttaaccctaggggtataaatgtatatttacctctttaatgaaacattttggtcattttgatctttagagtctatatttgtggcaaaaactttttttattgctATCCTAAGGTATTTCTCCTTTATTAATCACATAATCATTTCCCATCTCATAACCATttccaatataattaataacatGACACTTGGGCTGCTTGCGCATTAGTTAGCCCAATATTCGAGTAAATCAGGATATAATCAATGAACACAATTACACATTTATCCAAATACTCCCAAAACACGTTATTCATCAATTTTGTAAAGGCTGCTTGAGCATTAGTTAGCCCAAAAGGTATCACTACGAACTCATAATGTCCATAACGTGTCCGAAAAATCATCTTCCTCACATCCTCCTCTGCTACATATATCTAATGATAGCCATATGCTAAATCAATCTTTGAGAACCATGAAGCTCCTTGAAGTTGGTCTAACAGCTCGTCAATATGTGGTGGCGGGTACTTGTTCTTAATTGTGACCTTACTCAATCTCATGTAATCAATGCAAAGTCGAAAACTTACATCCTTTTTCTTTACAAATTGAACTGGTGCTCCCCATGGAGAACTACTTGGTCGGATGAACCTTTTGTCAAATCTTCAAGTTGATCTTCAAACGATAGGGCACTTTAGACAGTGGAGCAACTCCTGGCACTATCTCAATGGTGAAAGCATCTTCCCCGTATGCTTTTTTTAGTGATTCAAAAACGTCTTCGTATGTTGCTACAACTGGGATAATGTCCAACTATGCATCTACTTCACCTCTCTTTAGGGATATTGTGGCAAGGTAAACTTCATTTATCTTTGATAAACTTCATTTATCTTTGATAACAATTCTTCGGCTTGAATTATCGATATGATAGTGAATTCTTTGGTAACATGACCTTATAGCTAGTGTGCATAAGTGTCCGAAAGATTCGACACttattactaataaatttgaTGAAATCTccggaaaaagaaaaataatttctaaCTTATTTAGAACATTTCAAGAATATTCTAAccctttttctttctattaTGTCACTCCGGTTTTGAACCGGAGTGACCTTTAACctaggctctgataccaaattgtaatGCCCGACCTCCAAATCCTATTCTTGAGCCTTAACTTGAACCACAAGAAACACATGCATCCActataaaaaagaaaaggagaaagggGTGAATAACACACAGTCATTTAGTGAGGATGAACATGTCTGCCCACATGACTCTTAACACTACTAAACAACCTGCGTGCAAAAATACTAGTCCTAAAACATTCATTACCCAACATATTAGACAATCAACAAACATATCACATTATTCATATCAATACACAACTTTATTAATCACATAAACATTTCTCATCTCATAACCATTTccaatattattaataacatGACACTTGGGTTGGCCGTCACCTCGAAAGGTCGTACGCCACCTTGGGCTCGTCAGCCGGTTTACGGGCTTTGACGGGATCGCCATGTCCTCATCCTCGGTCCGACTTCACACAATTTAATATATACTTGACCACATCACAACTCATCATTATCATTAACTATCATATCATAATCAACATCATcgccataaataattattaagcATCAATCATATCATCAAACAACAAACAATCTTCTAGACCTAGTATTTACGAATACAACTTGCCTAATAGTACTAAGAATCCACAGATCGCACCCTCACCTTTGCCTTAAGGTTGCAAGTAGATTCTGAAAATAATGGTCAAAGCGGTTGAAACACTATTCTTTCGATCATGAACTGTGATTGCATTCATAAAGAAAATTAGGATTTTCTGGTTTTGACAGAGCATCATGATTCTTGGCCAGCAAGCAACGTGAATAAGTATTTGGTATTACCTTTAAACAAGACAAcgtcaacatatatatattccttGCAACTAGATATTTCCAGAGACACCTTATTTGCGTCCTAAATCTCTCTGGTTCACCGGTAAACATTCTCAATAAACCCTTATGTGAAACTGAATAAACAGGTTTCAGACGGAAT
This genomic stretch from Brassica napus cultivar Da-Ae chromosome C9, Da-Ae, whole genome shotgun sequence harbors:
- the LOC111209568 gene encoding probable pectinesterase/pectinesterase inhibitor 34, with product MLPKLKAFRPSPSIKTFNGTLLENTNRKRKKLLVSSIVVAFALILAAAIFAGVRSNVNSSQHVPGLAQKPSQAISKACEPTRFLELCIDSLMDFPGLLAASSAKDLIHVTVNMTLHHFSHTLYSSSSFSFLDMPPRVRSAY